One window of Akkermansia biwaensis genomic DNA carries:
- a CDS encoding ABC transporter ATP-binding protein, translating to MLSVRNLSASFHTRAGIVRAVRNVSFDVAPGETLGIVGESGSGKSVTCYSMMGLIPMPPGRIESGSAMLDGTDLLQCSEKELRFIRGRRISMIFQDPMTSLNPYLTVGEQVAEPLVIHEGINKKEAWARALEQLSLVGIPDPEQRMNAYPHQFSGGMRQRVMIAMALITKPEILIADEPTTALDVTVQKQVLDLIKKLQRDMGTAVILITHDLGVVRQYADRINVMYAGSIVESASSGELLEHPRHAYTKALMKSIPGQHAKGAPLYTIPGLPPNMTHPSCGCSFRPRNTLGKPELCLKDQEPELAEISPGHWVQNCPGCLAGN from the coding sequence ATGCTTTCCGTCAGGAACCTCAGCGCCTCCTTTCATACCAGGGCGGGCATCGTCAGGGCGGTAAGAAACGTATCCTTTGATGTAGCGCCCGGGGAAACGCTCGGCATCGTGGGGGAATCCGGCTCCGGAAAATCCGTCACCTGCTACTCCATGATGGGACTTATCCCCATGCCCCCGGGCCGCATTGAAAGCGGTTCCGCCATGCTGGACGGAACGGACCTGCTCCAATGTTCGGAAAAAGAACTTCGCTTCATCCGGGGCAGACGCATCTCCATGATCTTCCAGGACCCCATGACCTCCCTCAATCCGTATCTGACCGTCGGGGAGCAAGTCGCGGAACCGCTCGTCATCCATGAAGGAATAAACAAAAAGGAAGCGTGGGCCAGAGCCCTGGAGCAGCTCTCCCTTGTCGGCATACCGGACCCGGAGCAGCGCATGAACGCCTACCCGCACCAATTCTCCGGAGGCATGCGGCAGCGCGTCATGATCGCCATGGCCCTGATCACCAAGCCGGAAATCCTCATCGCGGACGAACCAACTACCGCACTGGACGTTACCGTTCAGAAACAGGTGCTGGACCTGATCAAAAAACTCCAGCGGGACATGGGAACCGCCGTCATCCTCATCACGCACGACCTGGGAGTAGTGCGCCAGTATGCGGACCGCATCAACGTCATGTACGCGGGCAGCATCGTGGAAAGCGCCTCCTCCGGGGAACTCCTGGAACATCCCCGGCACGCCTATACAAAAGCTCTGATGAAATCCATCCCTGGCCAACACGCCAAGGGAGCCCCCCTTTACACCATTCCCGGCCTGCCTCCCAACATGACGCACCCCTCCTGCGGATGCAGCTTCCGCCCCAGAAACACCTTGGGCAAACCGGAACTGTGCCTGAAAGACCAGGAACCGGAACTGGCGGAAATATCCCCCGGCCACTGGGTACAAAACTGCCCGGGCTGCCTGGCCGGAAATTAA
- a CDS encoding four helix bundle suffix domain-containing protein, translated as MASLLRPSGDYRSLLSYQKAEQIYDLTYYFCKTYLSCRDRTVDPMVQAARSGKQNIAEGKEAGLTSLEMEIKLINVARASLDELLVDYEDFLRVRKFLLWEKDSREAQFVRKKGADKTVDRDYFLDLARTRPPEVIANMAICLIFQAKFLLMRQLEFLEGKFLREGGMRERMSRMRRAVKDRGDRGDRGDRGDRGDRGDRGDRGDRGDRGDRGDRGDRGDRGRMGIPHDL; from the coding sequence ATGGCCTCCCTGCTGCGTCCGTCCGGTGATTACCGCTCTCTTCTTTCCTACCAGAAAGCGGAACAGATTTATGATTTGACGTATTATTTTTGCAAAACATATTTGTCGTGCCGCGACAGAACAGTGGATCCGATGGTTCAAGCCGCCCGCTCAGGGAAGCAGAATATTGCAGAAGGCAAGGAGGCGGGGCTGACATCTTTGGAGATGGAGATCAAGTTGATAAATGTCGCCAGAGCCAGTCTGGATGAATTGCTGGTGGATTATGAAGATTTTTTGAGGGTGAGGAAGTTTCTCTTGTGGGAGAAGGATTCCCGGGAAGCGCAGTTTGTCAGGAAAAAAGGAGCGGACAAGACCGTGGACCGGGATTATTTTCTGGATCTGGCACGGACGCGGCCACCGGAAGTGATAGCCAATATGGCGATTTGCCTGATTTTTCAGGCCAAGTTTTTGTTAATGAGGCAGCTTGAGTTTTTGGAGGGGAAGTTTCTCAGAGAAGGAGGGATGAGGGAAAGGATGAGCCGGATGAGGAGGGCGGTGAAGGATAGGGGTGATAGGGGTGATAGGGGTGATAGGGGTGATAGGGGTGATAGGGGTGATAGGGGTGATAGGGGTGATAGGGGTGATAGGGGTGATAGGGGTGATAGGGGTGATAGGGGTGATAGGGGTAGGATGGGAATTCCCCATGATCTCTAA
- a CDS encoding CatA-like O-acetyltransferase, giving the protein MKKKIDVDSWSRKSHYEYFQTFDCPMFSITFPVRVDALYRYARENGLSFFAVCLFVLLKALNEVPQFRQRVEDGDVWEYESVDALVPVLAAAGEFSQIVVEYRDSLSGFLEHALPLIQAAKGEPARANPCHRTDIAVFSCLPWMPFTQVASAYRSFRGQYLPLIHWGKMGPDASGRLMMSVAVQANYVLVDGVCVGNFYKNIEYLCSRF; this is encoded by the coding sequence ATGAAAAAGAAGATTGACGTAGATTCATGGTCTAGAAAGTCACATTACGAGTATTTCCAGACTTTTGACTGCCCGATGTTTTCCATTACGTTTCCCGTCAGGGTGGATGCGCTGTACCGTTATGCGAGGGAGAATGGGCTGTCCTTTTTCGCCGTGTGCCTGTTTGTGCTGCTGAAGGCACTGAATGAGGTGCCCCAGTTTCGGCAGAGGGTGGAGGACGGGGACGTGTGGGAGTATGAGTCCGTGGATGCCCTGGTTCCGGTTCTGGCCGCCGCCGGGGAGTTTTCCCAGATTGTTGTGGAGTACCGGGACAGTCTGTCCGGTTTTCTGGAACATGCCCTTCCGTTGATTCAGGCGGCCAAGGGTGAACCCGCCCGTGCGAATCCCTGCCACCGGACGGATATTGCCGTGTTCAGTTGTCTTCCATGGATGCCGTTTACGCAGGTAGCCAGCGCCTACAGGTCTTTCCGGGGGCAGTACCTGCCTCTGATTCACTGGGGAAAGATGGGACCCGATGCTTCCGGTAGATTGATGATGTCCGTGGCCGTTCAGGCCAATTATGTGTTGGTGGACGGCGTGTGTGTTGGGAATTTTTATAAAAATATTGAGTATTTGTGTTCTCGATTTTAA
- a CDS encoding DUF805 domain-containing protein — protein MKYYYHTSDGELHGPAELDFLVREVKWGGLPDSLMVRSENSGEWISLAEVVQGNTSAGWPLDVMSVTPEELARMSRWKQLWYYYRRSWKMAFVLEGRASQQECLLVFLSMTLADCLALVAAPLLSGLMLAFLFPGKVGESVVFFTGGTIGVLLCLLVVIQSFSLCWRRLHDLSLPGYCVFALPVVSYAGNWLIPWLLEHAGILIPRTGMMHYPGISPALACVAVVSVVVSLVIIVLSLTWIVALLGMFRGMEGENRYGPRPEM, from the coding sequence ATGAAATATTATTACCATACTTCCGACGGCGAATTGCACGGTCCTGCAGAGTTGGATTTTCTGGTCCGTGAAGTGAAGTGGGGTGGCCTGCCGGATTCTCTAATGGTCCGCTCTGAAAACAGCGGCGAGTGGATTTCTCTCGCGGAGGTCGTTCAAGGGAATACTTCCGCCGGCTGGCCCTTGGATGTCATGTCCGTAACGCCGGAAGAGCTCGCCCGGATGTCGCGCTGGAAACAGTTGTGGTATTATTATCGTCGGTCCTGGAAAATGGCATTCGTGCTTGAAGGCCGGGCTTCGCAGCAGGAATGCCTGCTTGTTTTCCTGTCCATGACGCTGGCGGATTGTCTGGCATTAGTGGCCGCGCCGCTATTGAGCGGATTGATGCTGGCGTTCCTGTTTCCGGGGAAGGTGGGCGAGTCCGTTGTCTTTTTCACCGGAGGGACCATTGGTGTTTTGTTATGTCTGCTGGTTGTCATTCAATCTTTTTCCCTCTGCTGGAGAAGATTGCATGATTTATCGCTGCCCGGGTATTGTGTCTTTGCGCTGCCCGTCGTGTCTTATGCAGGTAATTGGCTGATACCGTGGCTGCTGGAACATGCGGGGATATTGATCCCCAGGACCGGAATGATGCATTATCCGGGCATTTCCCCAGCACTTGCATGTGTGGCTGTTGTTTCAGTCGTGGTCTCCTTAGTCATCATCGTTTTGTCCCTGACCTGGATTGTTGCGCTGCTGGGAATGTTCCGCGGTATGGAGGGGGAAAACAGGTACGGCCCGCGTCCGGAGATGTAA
- a CDS encoding BACON domain-containing protein yields the protein MTATKNADWLVIESVEGTDGNGTISISAQANGGVSTRTAALTVSSFLASRDVLVEQRGGKLTWNEWKKDKIIGRDPSNSQTGPGQSAAGDGVPNLLKYVTGMDPLKPAGSPVSISEKGNRLLMTWPVNEEAVGISLKVEASSNLKDWTESYEVTVPGEFHDVPEIGAGGAERRFLRLAVMLDVPGE from the coding sequence TTGACGGCTACAAAGAATGCCGATTGGCTGGTCATTGAGTCCGTGGAGGGAACGGATGGGAATGGAACCATTTCCATTTCAGCGCAGGCCAACGGCGGAGTTTCCACGCGTACTGCGGCCTTGACCGTTTCTTCCTTCTTGGCATCCAGAGATGTTCTTGTGGAACAGAGAGGCGGGAAGTTGACGTGGAATGAGTGGAAGAAGGACAAGATCATCGGCAGGGACCCCTCCAATTCCCAGACCGGACCCGGACAGTCTGCCGCAGGTGACGGAGTGCCCAACCTGTTGAAGTATGTTACGGGAATGGATCCCCTGAAGCCGGCCGGCAGTCCGGTCAGTATTTCCGAGAAGGGTAACCGCCTTCTGATGACGTGGCCGGTCAATGAGGAGGCCGTCGGGATTTCCCTGAAAGTGGAAGCTTCCTCCAATCTGAAAGATTGGACAGAGTCTTATGAAGTCACTGTTCCCGGAGAATTCCATGATGTTCCGGAGATAGGCGCAGGCGGAGCGGAACGCAGATTCCTGAGGCTGGCAGTGATGCTGGACGTTCCTGGAGAATAG
- a CDS encoding ABC transporter permease has product MTPLPKLIWRDLLANRGRVAVSVFAILVSVSLIVWMMGSYDTLVKEFDNDAEAYMGSYDLCLVPEAPRGPLPPGGQPRFADPELAARLSASPLVESVNAACQVPRLQIGCANERGSFDEQTRDRMGIPPQSPILVGNLAAECPYDLEEGVWPDMAASTAMEGVLGSGSARYFRAGIGTVMNVRVGAHVYDVKVVGIVKQAKATPGVIMGPGGMGGGPAFSSLFVPASVCEKITGRPFVPNLIYVRLKEGVDKKEFVESFREELSKASASVADTDSIIQRLSSDRSVRQQKDSAEMSVWLVLFSCVFIIFTTLSIGVSERTRRLALLRALGMSRMQIALLIVGEGLFLCIPALLGGLAAGFCLVYLLEEGSSTLPSLTWTTALVAAACAVGGALLASVIPAWRASRQSPLEAAVPSAGFMGKVSRVPAWSVLAGLACVALQPAALLFPGLEVETRKWMFVWLGYPGLVAGALFLAPAFVRATEWAGAWLTGLFLRVPHAFLRVQLSRNLSRSVGTAVSMSVGLSLFVAVQTWGYSMLVPFSPDSSTPGTLVSFLHTEFRPGDVPELMARPSLKGARMYPIYVDEPDISPEQMKSPGFSGMRNRSVVLAGIPVEKMAEGKDPLFQPVFVSGNPEEAYAMLKSNRSLLIPDTFARTVGLKAGDDLMLVNPSFRGNRPGNVSEGGLRGARGGASSAAMKGEPWKVAGVVSFPGWHWLTKTSGMRVRRGGFVAALAIADERWLKEDYGHQGFQFIWGDTAPGVTNVALQDDLGEFALMKARERAGGEEGVKPLVKALTRESLGGSVTSRGDSVIFTMSQLPIIMMVIAVLAVLNTVLASVQSRRREFGLMRAVGVPGGMVMRMLWAETLMISLCAVIMSLVLGVLAAWCSIQILEYGYHFGIVTPPITMPWAHLGYAVLLVLTLSTLACLAPAWRMKRASVTDLLSAGER; this is encoded by the coding sequence ATGACGCCGCTGCCCAAACTGATCTGGCGGGATTTGCTGGCCAACCGGGGGCGCGTGGCCGTCAGCGTGTTTGCCATTCTCGTTTCCGTCAGCCTCATCGTCTGGATGATGGGGAGCTATGATACGCTGGTCAAGGAGTTCGACAACGATGCCGAGGCCTACATGGGCAGTTACGACCTTTGCCTGGTGCCGGAAGCGCCCAGGGGACCGTTGCCTCCCGGGGGGCAGCCCCGGTTTGCCGATCCGGAACTGGCCGCGCGCCTGTCGGCCTCTCCGCTGGTGGAGTCCGTCAATGCCGCCTGCCAGGTTCCGCGCCTGCAGATCGGTTGTGCGAATGAACGCGGCAGTTTTGACGAGCAGACGCGCGACCGCATGGGCATTCCGCCCCAAAGTCCCATCCTGGTGGGGAACCTGGCCGCAGAATGTCCTTACGACCTGGAGGAAGGCGTCTGGCCCGACATGGCGGCTTCCACCGCCATGGAAGGGGTGCTGGGAAGCGGAAGCGCCAGGTATTTCCGCGCAGGCATAGGTACTGTCATGAATGTGCGCGTGGGTGCGCATGTGTACGATGTGAAGGTCGTTGGCATCGTGAAGCAGGCAAAGGCAACGCCCGGTGTCATCATGGGGCCGGGCGGCATGGGGGGCGGTCCCGCTTTTTCCTCCCTGTTCGTTCCGGCAAGCGTGTGTGAGAAGATCACGGGGCGGCCTTTTGTTCCCAATCTGATTTATGTGCGCCTGAAGGAGGGGGTGGACAAGAAGGAGTTTGTGGAGAGTTTCCGGGAGGAGCTGTCCAAGGCTTCCGCCTCTGTGGCGGATACGGATTCCATCATCCAGCGGCTTTCCAGCGACCGTTCCGTGCGCCAGCAGAAGGACAGCGCGGAAATGTCCGTGTGGCTCGTTCTTTTTTCCTGCGTTTTTATTATTTTCACTACCTTGAGCATCGGTGTCAGCGAACGCACGCGCAGGCTGGCCCTGTTGCGCGCCCTCGGCATGAGCCGCATGCAGATTGCCCTGCTGATTGTGGGGGAAGGCCTGTTTCTGTGCATTCCGGCCCTGCTGGGCGGCCTGGCCGCCGGGTTCTGCCTGGTGTACCTGCTGGAGGAAGGTTCCTCCACGCTGCCTTCCCTGACCTGGACGACGGCACTGGTCGCGGCCGCGTGCGCCGTAGGCGGCGCTCTGCTGGCCTCCGTGATTCCCGCCTGGCGCGCTTCCCGCCAGTCTCCGCTGGAGGCGGCCGTTCCTTCCGCCGGATTCATGGGGAAGGTGAGCCGTGTTCCCGCGTGGTCCGTCCTAGCGGGCCTTGCGTGCGTGGCGCTCCAGCCCGCCGCCCTGCTTTTTCCGGGACTGGAGGTGGAGACCCGCAAATGGATGTTCGTCTGGCTGGGGTATCCCGGCCTGGTTGCCGGCGCTCTGTTTCTGGCTCCGGCCTTTGTCCGCGCCACGGAATGGGCCGGAGCGTGGCTGACGGGGCTTTTTCTGCGTGTGCCCCATGCTTTCCTGAGAGTCCAGCTCAGCCGCAATCTCAGCCGTTCCGTGGGAACGGCGGTGTCCATGTCCGTGGGGCTTTCCCTGTTTGTGGCCGTGCAGACATGGGGATATTCCATGCTGGTTCCTTTTTCTCCGGATTCTTCCACGCCCGGAACGCTGGTTTCCTTCCTGCACACGGAGTTCCGGCCGGGAGACGTGCCTGAGTTGATGGCGCGGCCCAGCCTGAAGGGTGCCCGGATGTATCCCATTTACGTGGATGAACCGGATATTTCCCCGGAACAGATGAAGAGCCCCGGCTTTTCCGGCATGCGCAACCGTTCCGTGGTGCTGGCGGGCATTCCCGTGGAGAAGATGGCGGAAGGGAAAGATCCTCTGTTCCAGCCCGTGTTTGTCTCCGGCAATCCGGAAGAGGCCTATGCCATGCTGAAGTCCAACCGTTCCCTGCTGATTCCGGATACGTTCGCGCGGACGGTGGGATTGAAGGCGGGGGATGATTTGATGCTGGTGAATCCTTCCTTCCGGGGGAACCGCCCGGGGAATGTGTCTGAGGGCGGTTTGCGCGGGGCGCGGGGCGGCGCTTCTTCCGCCGCCATGAAGGGGGAACCCTGGAAGGTGGCCGGCGTTGTCTCCTTCCCCGGCTGGCACTGGCTGACCAAGACCAGCGGCATGCGCGTGCGCCGTGGCGGTTTTGTGGCCGCCCTAGCTATTGCGGATGAACGCTGGCTCAAGGAGGATTACGGCCACCAGGGGTTCCAGTTCATTTGGGGGGATACGGCTCCCGGCGTGACTAATGTGGCTCTTCAGGATGATTTGGGCGAGTTCGCCCTGATGAAGGCCCGCGAGCGGGCGGGAGGGGAGGAAGGCGTGAAGCCGCTGGTGAAGGCTCTGACCCGGGAGAGCCTGGGCGGCAGCGTCACCAGCCGCGGGGACAGCGTGATTTTTACCATGAGTCAGCTTCCGATCATCATGATGGTGATTGCCGTGCTGGCGGTTTTGAATACCGTGCTGGCCTCTGTTCAATCCCGCCGGAGGGAATTCGGACTGATGAGGGCAGTCGGCGTGCCGGGAGGGATGGTGATGCGCATGCTTTGGGCGGAGACGCTGATGATTTCCCTGTGTGCCGTCATCATGAGTCTGGTGCTGGGCGTTTTGGCGGCCTGGTGTTCCATCCAGATTCTGGAGTACGGTTATCACTTCGGCATTGTTACGCCTCCCATCACGATGCCCTGGGCACATCTGGGGTATGCCGTGCTTCTGGTGCTGACCCTTTCCACATTGGCCTGCCTGGCGCCTGCCTGGCGCATGAAGAGGGCTTCCGTGACGGATTTGCTTTCAGCGGGCGAACGGTAG
- a CDS encoding ABC transporter ATP-binding protein — protein MSSPVISVSRLKRSFKSGTGEVTVLKDISLAVPQGEFVAVMGASGSGKSTLLNILGGLLSPDEGSVVVDGRDIGSMSDAALTVYRRDRVGFIFQMFNLVGTLSVEENILLPSLAGGRRVSAAALDAMIEKVGLSHRRHAMPDTLSGGEQQRVAIARALISEPALVLADEPTGNLDSENTRLMGDLFQDLHRTQGCAFVLVTHAPDVAMWADRVIVLKDGRIVDDRPTTEFPGPVELSSFYERTLNDAL, from the coding sequence ATGAGCTCTCCCGTTATTTCCGTCAGCCGCCTCAAGCGCAGTTTCAAGTCCGGCACCGGGGAGGTAACGGTGCTGAAAGATATCAGCCTGGCTGTTCCCCAGGGAGAGTTCGTTGCCGTCATGGGCGCGAGCGGTTCCGGGAAGAGCACCCTGCTGAATATCCTGGGGGGGCTGCTTTCTCCGGATGAAGGTTCCGTGGTGGTGGATGGCCGGGATATCGGCTCCATGTCCGATGCCGCCTTGACGGTGTACCGGAGGGACCGCGTAGGGTTCATTTTCCAGATGTTCAACCTGGTGGGCACCCTGAGCGTGGAAGAGAATATTCTGCTGCCTTCCCTGGCGGGGGGACGCAGGGTTTCCGCCGCCGCGCTGGACGCCATGATTGAGAAGGTGGGGCTGTCCCACCGCCGTCATGCCATGCCGGATACCCTCAGCGGCGGGGAGCAGCAGCGCGTGGCGATTGCCCGCGCCCTGATTTCCGAACCCGCCCTGGTGTTGGCGGATGAGCCTACGGGTAATCTGGATTCCGAAAACACCCGCCTCATGGGCGATTTGTTCCAGGATTTGCACCGCACGCAGGGCTGCGCCTTCGTGCTGGTGACGCACGCGCCGGACGTGGCGATGTGGGCTGACCGCGTGATCGTGCTCAAGGACGGCCGCATTGTGGACGACAGGCCCACGACGGAGTTTCCCGGTCCCGTGGAACTTTCCTCCTTTTATGAACGCACGCTGAACGACGCCTTATGA
- a CDS encoding TonB-dependent receptor gives MRLPAMNNRRYRRHGRGLHRAAAIGSFLVLGPSAYAAVDKPAAEENVQEMPERVMTIRSKSLRAETVSTATLTNMKTEEVPQTVNVITRDLMESKGADSLVEALRMDSSVNTGGDMLMSRTADQYTIRGFAGSDVQIGNMPLPRGMGYGMDTSLVESIEIVKGPIGSIAGGQSSTLGPYGAGGSINLVLKTPEFVDRTELTAYARFSHHGQKYRMTIDDTRYRGDETNGFALRTVVAAEYDRPFWLNGGANGGQKYTVSPIFRWQHDSRTKTVLTTSFQYQNSPTYMGIPVLAGHFVGPYDAWYGSPSGRLNSKSLLAMLDFERKLEKVWTVRIGGGLGYSDVDYNIWGVSSSPGRGGGMTTQEYYDQMIADGKAKYEASWSDTQNINWNFYSNAVAEFKTGQVAHEALMGVSYTGRSVYGDGSSMNNTNDYFSLYNPAPVIPSPRDYSGVNSDDSVIQRAGFLLQDVLSYGEWRFLAGVRGDAHFSMDNNYAFAWSPRFGITRMIGERVALFANAARTSAPNFGYKDENNKELTNSWRTDQMEFGFRVSPVDKVWFSASWFDIIQNNTPVTLPGSLDRYYADGSKRAEGVELSLNGEITKNWSSYLSYTYTRTKNRTTGEVYPTIAPNALAIWQKYRIDGGLLNGTVLGLGYRCKDSYYATFRGEKIADNYTIPSYSVFDFTVEIPLPETKWLKDATLRLAVYNIFDKKYVQSTRHAVQCTVGDPRTFEVGLKTTF, from the coding sequence ATGCGTTTACCTGCCATGAATAACCGCCGTTATCGCCGCCACGGGCGCGGACTGCACCGCGCCGCCGCCATTGGGAGCTTTCTCGTCCTGGGGCCGTCAGCCTATGCCGCCGTGGACAAGCCGGCAGCGGAAGAGAATGTTCAGGAGATGCCGGAACGGGTGATGACCATCCGCTCCAAGTCCCTGCGGGCGGAGACGGTGAGCACGGCCACGCTCACGAACATGAAGACGGAAGAGGTTCCGCAGACGGTAAACGTGATTACGCGGGATTTGATGGAGTCCAAGGGGGCCGATTCCCTGGTGGAGGCCCTGCGCATGGATTCCTCCGTCAATACAGGGGGGGATATGCTGATGTCCCGCACGGCGGACCAGTACACCATCCGCGGTTTTGCGGGCAGTGACGTGCAGATAGGCAATATGCCCCTTCCGCGCGGCATGGGGTACGGCATGGATACGTCCCTGGTTGAGAGTATTGAAATCGTCAAGGGGCCCATCGGCTCCATTGCCGGCGGACAGTCCAGCACGCTGGGGCCTTACGGCGCGGGCGGCTCCATCAACCTGGTTTTGAAGACTCCGGAGTTTGTGGACAGGACGGAGCTGACGGCCTATGCCCGTTTTTCCCACCACGGCCAGAAGTACCGCATGACCATTGACGATACCCGCTACCGGGGCGACGAAACGAACGGTTTCGCCCTGCGCACGGTGGTCGCCGCGGAATACGACCGCCCGTTCTGGCTGAACGGGGGCGCCAACGGCGGCCAGAAGTACACGGTTTCCCCCATTTTCCGCTGGCAGCATGATTCCCGCACCAAGACGGTGCTGACGACCAGTTTCCAGTACCAGAATTCGCCCACCTATATGGGCATTCCCGTTCTGGCCGGCCATTTTGTGGGTCCCTACGACGCTTGGTACGGTTCTCCGAGCGGCCGCCTCAATTCCAAGTCCCTGCTGGCGATGCTTGATTTTGAACGCAAGTTGGAAAAAGTCTGGACGGTGCGCATTGGCGGCGGCCTGGGCTACAGCGACGTGGATTATAATATCTGGGGCGTTTCCTCTTCTCCCGGCCGCGGGGGCGGTATGACCACGCAGGAGTATTACGACCAGATGATCGCGGACGGGAAGGCCAAGTATGAGGCTTCCTGGAGCGACACGCAGAATATCAACTGGAATTTCTATTCCAACGCCGTGGCGGAGTTCAAGACCGGGCAGGTAGCGCATGAAGCGCTCATGGGAGTGTCCTATACGGGGCGCAGTGTGTACGGGGACGGCTCATCCATGAATAACACGAACGATTATTTTTCCCTGTATAATCCGGCCCCCGTCATTCCTTCCCCCCGTGATTATTCCGGCGTGAATTCGGACGATTCCGTTATCCAGCGCGCAGGGTTCCTGTTGCAGGACGTGCTGTCCTACGGGGAATGGCGCTTCCTGGCCGGCGTGCGCGGTGACGCCCATTTCAGCATGGACAACAATTACGCGTTTGCCTGGAGCCCCCGCTTCGGCATCACCCGCATGATCGGGGAGCGCGTGGCCCTGTTCGCCAATGCCGCCCGCACTTCGGCACCCAATTTCGGCTACAAGGATGAGAATAACAAGGAGCTGACCAATTCCTGGAGGACGGACCAGATGGAGTTCGGCTTCCGCGTCAGCCCGGTGGACAAGGTTTGGTTTTCCGCCTCCTGGTTTGATATTATCCAGAATAATACTCCCGTGACTTTGCCAGGCTCCCTTGACAGGTATTATGCGGACGGCTCCAAGCGGGCGGAAGGCGTGGAACTTTCCCTGAACGGGGAGATCACCAAGAACTGGAGTTCCTATCTTTCCTACACCTACACGCGCACCAAGAACCGGACCACCGGGGAAGTGTATCCCACCATTGCGCCCAATGCTCTGGCCATCTGGCAGAAGTACCGGATTGACGGCGGCCTGTTGAACGGTACTGTGCTGGGCTTGGGCTACCGCTGTAAGGATTCCTATTACGCTACGTTCCGCGGCGAGAAGATTGCGGATAATTACACGATTCCCTCCTACAGCGTGTTCGATTTCACTGTGGAAATTCCCCTGCCGGAAACCAAATGGCTGAAGGACGCTACGCTGAGGCTGGCCGTGTACAATATTTTCGACAAGAAGTATGTGCAGTCCACGCGCCACGCCGTTCAGTGCACTGTGGGCGATCCCCGCACGTTTGAAGTAGGACTGAAGACCACATTTTAA
- a CDS encoding prephenate dehydrogenase: MMPAAPWTCSVFRGVDVSARKTMKDASKKQPSFSSVAIAGPGLLGGSLALAVRARMPHVHVRLWGRRPEPLEYALSIGAAHAVSTRVEEVVQGADLVVLATPVGVMLDIVTAMLPALKPGAVVTDVGSVKGCVHQSVGAVLTRAGVAFIGSHPMAGSEKQGMEHASAELFQGATCILTNDEHVHEDVLLLLQRFWERAGCHCIRMQAAVHDSTVARISHIPHALSALCVHSALDGGDVELLGLVSAGGFRDTTRVSMGEPSMWAEILTENSPAVLERLDAALAQLGDVRKFLAVGDKKSLAEWLKKAGKSRAQALGL, encoded by the coding sequence ATGATGCCGGCCGCGCCCTGGACATGTTCCGTGTTCCGGGGCGTTGATGTTTCCGCCCGCAAGACCATGAAAGACGCCTCCAAGAAACAGCCTTCCTTTTCTTCCGTAGCCATTGCGGGGCCCGGCTTGCTGGGAGGCTCCCTGGCGCTGGCGGTGAGGGCGCGGATGCCCCATGTCCATGTGCGCCTGTGGGGCAGGAGGCCGGAACCGCTGGAATACGCTCTTTCCATCGGTGCGGCGCATGCCGTTTCCACCCGGGTGGAGGAAGTAGTGCAGGGGGCGGATCTTGTTGTTCTGGCTACTCCCGTAGGGGTAATGCTGGATATTGTGACCGCCATGCTGCCGGCCTTGAAGCCGGGCGCCGTCGTGACTGACGTGGGTTCCGTGAAAGGATGCGTGCACCAGTCCGTGGGGGCTGTGCTGACGCGGGCCGGAGTGGCGTTTATCGGTTCCCATCCCATGGCGGGTTCTGAGAAGCAGGGCATGGAGCATGCTTCCGCGGAGTTGTTCCAGGGGGCTACCTGTATTTTGACGAATGACGAACACGTGCATGAGGATGTCCTTCTTCTGCTCCAGAGGTTTTGGGAGCGCGCAGGCTGCCACTGCATCAGGATGCAGGCGGCGGTTCATGATTCCACCGTGGCCCGCATTTCCCATATTCCGCACGCTCTTTCCGCACTATGCGTTCACAGCGCATTGGACGGAGGTGATGTGGAATTGCTGGGACTGGTGTCCGCCGGCGGTTTCCGCGATACCACCCGGGTTTCCATGGGGGAACCGTCCATGTGGGCGGAGATTCTGACGGAGAATTCCCCGGCCGTTCTGGAACGGCTGGATGCGGCCCTGGCCCAGTTGGGCGACGTGCGGAAGTTTTTGGCGGTCGGGGACAAGAAGTCCCTGGCGGAATGGCTGAAAAAAGCCGGCAAGAGCAGGGCGCAGGCTCTGGGGCTGTAG